A genomic stretch from Candidatus Methanomassiliicoccus intestinalis Issoire-Mx1 includes:
- a CDS encoding cobalamin B12-binding domain-containing protein codes for MDTKGEVLQMLKKAVETWDMELVHEASQNALSQGITPYEAIEKGLGKGMINISERFNEGLIFLPQVLAASKAMEEGMAVFEPFIGKDSPHTTKGNIVIGTVQGDVHEIGKHVVCAFLRGAGYSVFDLGRDVPPDDFLEAAKERNASIVAASALMTTTLIGQKKIVKCLKEEELNIKTLFGGACCTRKWVESIGGDEYCSCGSEVVECVDRMLKFNKGD; via the coding sequence ATGGATACTAAAGGGGAAGTACTCCAGATGTTGAAAAAGGCCGTGGAAACCTGGGATATGGAATTAGTCCATGAAGCATCTCAGAATGCGTTGTCTCAGGGAATCACGCCTTACGAAGCTATTGAAAAAGGCTTGGGAAAGGGAATGATAAACATAAGCGAGAGGTTTAACGAAGGGCTTATTTTCTTGCCTCAGGTGCTAGCAGCATCAAAAGCAATGGAAGAAGGCATGGCAGTCTTCGAACCTTTCATAGGCAAAGACTCTCCCCACACTACTAAAGGAAACATAGTTATCGGAACGGTGCAGGGAGACGTCCACGAAATAGGAAAACACGTAGTGTGTGCTTTCTTGAGGGGAGCCGGATACAGCGTTTTCGATCTTGGGAGAGATGTGCCGCCCGATGATTTTCTAGAAGCTGCTAAAGAGCGAAATGCCAGTATTGTTGCTGCATCTGCACTTATGACAACTACATTGATCGGCCAGAAAAAGATTGTAAAGTGTCTTAAGGAGGAAGAGCTGAATATCAAGACGCTCTTCGGAGGTGCCTGTTGCACCAGAAAATGGGTTGAAAGCATAGGTGGAGACGAATACTGCTCTTGCGGATCAGAAGTAGTAGAATGTGTGGACAGGATGTTAAAATTCAATAAAGGAGATTGA
- a CDS encoding methylamine methyltransferase corrinoid protein reductive activase yields the protein MTEYSIALDIGTSGFRAQAIKRENNEVVSTAITTRHPVPGANVIDHVNFAMDAGPDICNRLIIDTINKLLPLLQINLECVTKMAVCGNPFQLSLFQNIEIRDLAYAGKNRLEELKIIPPKRDGEIVQASDLGLANMKNASVVIPPAVSHEIGADAIAMMLMTDALKQDEPCMVIDYGTNAEMALIVDGEVYTGSAAAGPALEGQQIEMGMLAAPGTLSEVNATENGWESWVLDSEYLPVKGDIVNPQDGKIVSKGPAHGCAKGITGTGVIAALDCGISSGLVKMPKISTPDERLHLQDKISISERDVSEAGKAIGALRAGYLTLMREVDLWVEDVPIFFMSGASGLYVDAKKAQRVGMVSPGSKKIIQFGNTSLAMAREIATGKLELDELKEFAKKLKARHCMFATSETFKNLYSIELSLWTYGMPMSSYNDMLDIYGLPHLPMEISEPQVERRMKRDIPDLGDFGMAVLENPGTLITKELIGCVRCDKCIEVCPEKALVIDESGANPIAVIRSDLCDGAACKRCELSCPSHAMSLKNMGVCRR from the coding sequence GTGACTGAATATTCAATAGCCTTAGACATTGGAACAAGCGGCTTCAGGGCTCAGGCGATTAAAAGAGAGAACAATGAAGTTGTATCTACCGCCATAACTACAAGGCATCCAGTACCCGGAGCCAACGTGATAGATCATGTAAACTTCGCCATGGATGCCGGTCCTGACATCTGCAACAGACTGATAATTGACACAATTAACAAACTTCTTCCATTATTGCAGATAAATTTAGAATGCGTAACCAAAATGGCTGTCTGCGGAAACCCTTTTCAGTTATCACTTTTTCAAAACATTGAGATCCGTGATTTAGCATACGCAGGAAAAAATCGCCTGGAAGAGCTTAAGATAATTCCTCCGAAAAGAGATGGTGAAATCGTTCAGGCGTCTGACTTAGGCTTAGCTAACATGAAAAATGCATCGGTAGTTATTCCGCCTGCTGTAAGCCATGAAATCGGTGCTGACGCTATAGCCATGATGCTGATGACAGATGCATTGAAACAAGATGAGCCGTGTATGGTAATAGATTACGGAACTAATGCAGAAATGGCGCTGATCGTTGACGGAGAAGTATATACTGGATCTGCAGCCGCCGGTCCGGCCCTTGAAGGGCAGCAAATTGAAATGGGGATGCTGGCTGCTCCTGGAACCCTTTCTGAAGTAAATGCTACAGAAAACGGTTGGGAATCCTGGGTGCTTGATAGTGAGTATCTGCCTGTGAAAGGGGACATTGTAAATCCTCAAGATGGAAAAATCGTTTCGAAAGGTCCTGCGCACGGATGTGCTAAAGGAATCACAGGCACGGGAGTAATTGCTGCGTTGGACTGCGGGATATCCAGCGGTCTGGTAAAAATGCCTAAAATCTCTACGCCTGATGAAAGGCTGCATCTGCAGGATAAAATCTCCATAAGTGAAAGAGATGTATCTGAAGCGGGAAAGGCCATCGGAGCATTGAGAGCCGGTTATCTTACATTAATGAGAGAAGTGGATCTCTGGGTTGAGGATGTTCCTATATTCTTTATGTCCGGTGCATCTGGATTATACGTAGATGCCAAAAAGGCTCAGCGTGTGGGAATGGTTTCTCCAGGATCAAAGAAAATCATTCAGTTTGGAAATACATCTCTTGCAATGGCCAGAGAAATCGCTACTGGCAAACTTGAATTGGACGAATTGAAAGAGTTCGCAAAGAAGCTGAAAGCCAGACACTGCATGTTTGCAACCTCTGAAACTTTCAAGAATCTTTATTCGATCGAGCTGTCCCTCTGGACATATGGAATGCCGATGAGCTCATACAACGACATGCTGGACATATATGGTTTGCCTCATCTTCCCATGGAAATATCTGAACCTCAGGTAGAAAGGAGAATGAAGAGAGACATTCCGGATCTTGGAGATTTCGGCATGGCCGTTTTGGAAAACCCGGGCACGCTGATCACCAAAGAGCTGATAGGCTGTGTGAGATGCGACAAGTGCATTGAGGTATGCCCAGAAAAAGCTCTGGTTATCGATGAAAGCGGTGCCAATCCTATTGCAGTCATCAGGTCGGATTTGTGCGATGGAGCGGCCTGCAAAAGATGCGAGCTTTCATGTCCTAGTCATGCTATGTCCCTGAAAAATATGGGAGTTTGTAGGAGATGA
- the pylD gene encoding 3-methylornithyl-N6-L-lysine dehydrogenase PylD gives MIKHVPYASVERDRTLISSIGIDMKGLAYEAVSVIPDSMPLEDFSTAVVPVTSGKGVTPGFTESVCSILQHLGMKSFITQRTDIAGLSDALAAKADIVFMADDAEFIALNTHTSTFSDNTRSTALGYFTALKIAANGLQGKEVLLIGAGRVGDKMADMLEAEEAKVTITDIDPLKSRALQKKHIDFKVCDDLEKAVRNSTLILNASPGKIPGDWINKGTIVSSPGMPYSFDEEGLKKMKILIHDPLQIGVSVMAVWSASLSLYEPPIPIESPVCAEVIL, from the coding sequence ATGATAAAACATGTACCGTATGCATCGGTGGAAAGAGACAGGACCCTCATATCATCAATAGGCATAGACATGAAGGGATTGGCATACGAAGCTGTGAGTGTGATTCCCGATAGTATGCCATTGGAAGATTTTTCTACCGCTGTTGTTCCAGTCACAAGCGGAAAGGGTGTTACACCAGGATTCACAGAGTCAGTCTGTTCCATTCTGCAACATCTTGGTATGAAATCATTCATTACCCAGAGAACAGATATCGCCGGGCTGTCTGATGCACTGGCAGCCAAAGCAGACATTGTCTTTATGGCTGATGACGCTGAATTCATAGCACTCAACACTCATACGAGCACATTTTCAGACAATACACGCTCCACAGCTTTAGGATACTTTACCGCGCTTAAGATCGCAGCCAATGGACTTCAGGGAAAAGAAGTGCTGCTGATAGGAGCAGGAAGAGTCGGAGACAAAATGGCTGATATGCTTGAAGCAGAGGAAGCAAAAGTTACAATTACAGACATTGATCCTTTAAAATCACGGGCACTGCAGAAAAAACATATTGATTTTAAAGTATGTGATGACCTTGAAAAAGCTGTAAGAAATTCTACATTAATCCTGAATGCTTCACCTGGAAAAATACCAGGAGACTGGATAAATAAAGGGACGATCGTGTCTTCCCCGGGAATGCCTTACTCTTTTGATGAAGAAGGTCTTAAAAAAATGAAGATTCTGATTCATGACCCGCTGCAGATAGGCGTGTCTGTCATGGCAGTATGGAGTGCTAGTTTGTCTTTGTATGAACCACCAATACCGATTGAAAGTCCTGTCTGTGCGGAAGTGATCCTGTGA
- the pylC gene encoding 3-methylornithine--L-lysine ligase PylC, with product MKLGVIGGLLQGMEAIYLAKKAGYETLVIDRDEKAPAISLADSSEILDINLEKSKAKRILCDCDAVIPANENIETLISIDEIAREIDIDLLFDINAYNISSSKILSNKLMDELKVPIPKPWPECGFPVIVKPSGQSGSIGVRKAYSTEDVSSAVNTIHGMGDKEVIQEFADGPNISIEVIGDGTRAKSMILTEVVLDDKYDCKMVRCPMQNIDPDTLDSFSRYGESIAKALKLKGIMDVEAIYSKKGLKILEIDARIPSQTPAAILNATGVNLIKHLVEAVKGNLSGPQPADGSAIYEHLIFENGILRSCGEKVFAGVENPRIEYGLFGSSEMITDYEPGKDRWHATMITKGKMPEDTWDKRQKCIECILKENNIKQYLDPAPEVITLPA from the coding sequence GTGAAATTAGGAGTAATAGGAGGCCTTCTGCAGGGAATGGAAGCCATATATCTTGCAAAAAAAGCAGGATATGAAACTCTTGTGATTGACCGTGATGAAAAGGCACCAGCTATATCGCTGGCAGATAGTTCAGAAATATTGGATATTAATTTAGAAAAATCAAAAGCCAAAAGGATACTTTGTGACTGTGATGCAGTGATACCGGCAAATGAGAATATCGAGACTCTGATTTCTATCGATGAAATTGCCAGAGAAATTGATATAGATCTGCTCTTCGACATTAATGCATACAACATCTCGTCATCAAAAATACTGTCAAATAAACTTATGGATGAGCTTAAAGTCCCAATACCGAAACCATGGCCAGAATGCGGTTTTCCAGTAATTGTAAAACCATCAGGCCAAAGCGGAAGTATAGGGGTAAGAAAAGCATATAGTACAGAAGATGTAAGTTCTGCAGTGAACACAATTCATGGAATGGGCGATAAAGAGGTAATACAAGAATTTGCAGACGGCCCCAACATCTCAATAGAAGTTATCGGAGATGGAACCCGCGCAAAATCCATGATTCTGACAGAGGTTGTTCTAGATGACAAGTACGACTGCAAAATGGTCCGCTGCCCCATGCAGAATATTGATCCGGATACCTTAGACTCGTTTTCAAGATACGGCGAATCAATTGCCAAAGCCCTCAAGTTAAAAGGAATCATGGATGTAGAGGCGATTTATTCAAAAAAAGGATTAAAGATACTGGAAATAGATGCCAGGATACCAAGTCAGACTCCAGCAGCAATACTGAATGCAACCGGTGTAAATCTCATCAAACATCTAGTCGAAGCTGTGAAAGGGAACCTTTCCGGACCTCAACCTGCTGATGGATCAGCAATATATGAACATCTGATTTTTGAAAATGGAATTCTGAGATCCTGCGGAGAGAAAGTGTTTGCTGGAGTCGAGAACCCCAGAATAGAATACGGCCTCTTCGGATCATCGGAAATGATAACGGACTATGAACCTGGAAAAGACCGCTGGCACGCAACAATGATCACGAAAGGAAAAATGCCAGAAGACACGTGGGACAAGCGCCAAAAATGCATTGAATGCATTTTAAAAGAAAACAACATCAAACAATATTTAGACCCAGCACCGGAGGTGATAACATTACCCGCTTAA
- the pylB gene encoding methylornithine synthase PylB: MKDADITPILQKSLDGQDLTVTEIEALLAAEDQNSVARLFEAARTVKTQYFGNKVFLYGFVYFSTHCRNNCSFCFYRSSNTDSVRYRKTDDEILELATSLEDSGVHVIDLTMGEDPLIHNDNHYNRLTDLVKMVNNAVDIPLMVSPGAIPERLFPVLMENGADWIACYQETHNMELFKKLRPDQDYEFRLNQKKWADKYGLLAEEGIMIGVGESVKDRADSIDTMRGLNVNQVRAMSFVPQENTPMSVNSPSPFIEELKAIAVMRLVHPKNLIPASLDVEGVAGLKTRLAAGANVITSIIPPRKGLAGVAQHELDIDDGGRSVEQIEAILDDINVKIADKYEYINLIESWKNSKKAGVSL; this comes from the coding sequence ATGAAAGATGCAGACATAACACCCATACTTCAGAAATCACTGGATGGCCAGGATCTAACTGTTACGGAAATAGAAGCTTTGCTTGCTGCAGAGGATCAGAACTCTGTAGCACGGCTGTTTGAAGCGGCTAGGACTGTTAAAACTCAATATTTTGGAAATAAAGTTTTTCTTTACGGTTTTGTATATTTTTCAACACACTGCCGCAATAATTGTTCATTTTGTTTTTACAGGAGTTCCAATACAGACAGCGTAAGGTATAGAAAAACAGACGATGAGATTCTGGAACTTGCTACTTCTCTTGAGGATTCCGGAGTTCATGTAATCGACCTCACTATGGGTGAAGATCCTCTGATACACAACGACAATCACTACAACAGACTTACTGACTTAGTGAAAATGGTGAATAATGCTGTGGATATTCCTCTTATGGTTTCACCAGGCGCGATTCCCGAACGGCTATTCCCAGTATTAATGGAAAACGGTGCAGATTGGATCGCTTGTTATCAGGAAACTCACAATATGGAATTATTCAAAAAACTGCGGCCTGATCAAGATTATGAATTTAGGCTCAATCAGAAGAAATGGGCTGATAAATACGGACTTCTTGCAGAAGAAGGAATAATGATAGGCGTTGGAGAATCTGTAAAGGACAGGGCGGATTCCATTGATACTATGAGAGGATTAAATGTAAATCAAGTAAGAGCGATGAGTTTTGTTCCACAGGAAAACACACCGATGTCTGTCAACTCACCGTCCCCGTTCATTGAGGAGCTGAAAGCAATTGCAGTGATGAGACTCGTACATCCAAAAAATCTCATACCTGCCAGCTTAGACGTAGAAGGCGTAGCTGGATTAAAGACCAGGCTGGCCGCAGGGGCAAACGTGATTACGTCCATTATTCCTCCACGTAAGGGTCTTGCCGGGGTAGCACAACATGAACTTGACATTGATGACGGCGGAAGATCTGTAGAACAGATTGAAGCAATTCTAGATGATATTAATGTTAAAATAGCAGATAAATACGAATACATCAACCTCATAGAGAGCTGGAAAAACAGCAAAAAAGCGGGGGTTTCTCTGTGA
- the pylSc gene encoding pyrrolysine--tRNA(Pyl) ligase large subunit, with amino-acid sequence MPVEWTASQKQRLKELGIPAEADRIFNDTKEREEVFKDITSEHLSKVRKDIKHMLDYPERHQLSQIESILAQALVDNGFIEVKTPSIISRSALEKMGIDRSHPLHEQVFWLDEKRCLRPMLAPNLYFMMRHMYRYSKGPLRLFEIGSCFRKESKGSNHLEEFTMLNLVEMAPDNDPADQLLVHIKTIMDALGLEYSLVECESDVYVKTLDVEIDGVEVASGAVGPHKLDPAHGITQSWAGVGFGLERLSMMKYGMDNIKKSGRSLIYLRGVRLDI; translated from the coding sequence ATGCCGGTTGAATGGACAGCTTCTCAAAAACAGAGGCTAAAAGAATTAGGAATACCTGCCGAAGCAGATAGAATATTTAACGATACAAAGGAAAGGGAAGAAGTGTTTAAGGATATCACTTCTGAACATCTGTCTAAAGTAAGAAAGGATATCAAGCATATGCTGGATTATCCAGAAAGACATCAACTGTCGCAGATTGAATCTATCCTTGCTCAGGCTTTAGTTGATAATGGTTTCATTGAAGTAAAAACTCCCAGTATAATTTCCCGCAGCGCATTGGAGAAAATGGGTATTGATAGATCCCATCCGCTGCATGAACAAGTATTTTGGTTAGATGAGAAACGTTGTCTCCGGCCTATGCTAGCGCCTAATCTCTATTTCATGATGAGGCACATGTACAGATACAGTAAAGGCCCGCTTAGGCTCTTTGAAATCGGATCGTGTTTTAGAAAAGAATCAAAGGGATCCAACCACTTAGAAGAATTTACGATGCTGAACCTTGTAGAGATGGCACCAGATAATGATCCGGCCGACCAGCTTTTGGTGCATATTAAAACAATAATGGATGCTCTTGGACTGGAATACAGCCTTGTAGAGTGTGAATCAGATGTCTATGTTAAAACCCTTGATGTAGAGATAGATGGAGTGGAAGTAGCATCTGGTGCTGTAGGACCGCATAAATTAGACCCGGCCCATGGAATAACTCAGTCTTGGGCAGGAGTAGGATTTGGATTAGAGCGCCTTTCCATGATGAAGTATGGAATGGATAACATCAAAAAGTCTGGCCGCAGCCTAATCTACCTCAGAGGAGTCAGACTAGATATATAG
- a CDS encoding cobalamin B12-binding domain-containing protein — MSSKEEIMASLKKSIETWDVKLAESAAKEALDAGIDPGDAVENGLGKGMETISKLFDEAKIFLPQVLAASKAMEKALEVFEPVMVKGSTSSRGTVVLATVLGDIHEIGKNVVAAMLKGAGFNVVDIGRDVAPEKFLEAVKENKADVVGASALMTTTVVVQKDIVDLVKEENVSVKTIFGGAPASAEWVESIGGDMYCPSGAEAVELVTKLIKG, encoded by the coding sequence ATGAGCAGCAAAGAAGAAATAATGGCAAGTCTCAAAAAATCAATTGAGACTTGGGACGTCAAGCTTGCTGAATCAGCAGCAAAAGAAGCTTTGGATGCCGGAATAGACCCTGGTGATGCAGTGGAAAACGGTCTAGGAAAAGGCATGGAAACAATCAGCAAACTTTTCGATGAAGCAAAGATCTTCCTCCCACAGGTTTTAGCAGCTTCTAAAGCTATGGAAAAGGCATTAGAAGTTTTCGAACCTGTAATGGTAAAGGGATCTACAAGCTCACGTGGTACCGTAGTTTTAGCTACAGTGCTAGGTGACATTCACGAAATCGGAAAGAATGTAGTAGCAGCCATGCTGAAAGGTGCTGGATTCAATGTAGTAGATATTGGAAGAGATGTAGCACCTGAAAAGTTCCTAGAGGCTGTAAAGGAAAACAAGGCCGATGTTGTTGGTGCATCTGCATTAATGACAACCACAGTAGTGGTTCAAAAGGACATTGTTGACCTGGTCAAAGAAGAAAATGTGAGCGTAAAGACCATTTTCGGTGGAGCTCCAGCTAGTGCAGAGTGGGTTGAGAGTATCGGTGGAGATATGTATTGCCCATCTGGAGCAGAAGCAGTAGAACTGGTCACTAAATTAATCAAGGGGTGA
- a CDS encoding ammonium transporter family protein has protein sequence MDAGRKKLAAAILVVACLALLCITLVPTNSSQEDIAANQDIALSSGEEMLTPSDEPGSSDQSFTDDEMSRYSKNMDIWFMLMLVAFLMIFIRKFEWGVALATLLVTAGSFLSYMAIQQFYFGADIWDQSLMIRGVICSITVVIGIGVFLGTIKMWQYLLVGVLFAPIYSLVEWFLTAAPYLNDLGIGTVTDPGGSIMVHMCAAYFGLGVLLALREKRAFKEPMYTTTHSVTFVWLASMLLFILWPSFVTSLLPADQVTWGLVTCYMSGIGSIITTYIILEITQKKVNPLIYTYAMLAGPVAIGSPLLLVDQWGALVIGLVAGAVSALAFVYLQPWLCKKMGAVDVMGVHNLHGVGGWIGALSVVVITGELVNAVAAVCVAALVLVLGAVVGLIVRFTRGKMTDEMLFSDDADFIKTEDPSQTYIQTKLDEDPTNTDAPGPGTA, from the coding sequence ATGGATGCGGGTAGAAAGAAATTAGCAGCAGCTATCCTTGTCGTAGCCTGTTTGGCGTTATTATGTATCACTTTGGTACCGACAAACAGCTCCCAAGAAGATATAGCTGCAAATCAGGACATAGCATTATCGTCTGGAGAAGAAATGCTTACGCCGTCTGACGAACCTGGATCTTCTGACCAGTCATTCACAGATGATGAGATGAGCCGTTACTCCAAGAACATGGACATATGGTTCATGCTTATGCTAGTTGCCTTTTTGATGATATTTATTAGGAAGTTCGAATGGGGTGTGGCTTTAGCTACATTACTTGTTACAGCAGGTAGCTTTTTATCATATATGGCTATCCAGCAGTTCTATTTTGGCGCTGATATATGGGATCAGTCATTGATGATTCGTGGTGTAATCTGCTCAATAACGGTAGTGATAGGAATCGGTGTATTCTTAGGAACCATAAAGATGTGGCAATATTTGCTAGTTGGTGTATTATTTGCTCCGATATACTCGCTTGTAGAATGGTTCTTAACTGCCGCCCCGTATCTGAATGACCTAGGCATTGGAACTGTTACAGATCCAGGCGGATCAATAATGGTGCATATGTGTGCTGCATACTTCGGTTTAGGAGTTCTTTTAGCATTGCGCGAGAAAAGAGCATTCAAAGAACCTATGTATACAACTACACATAGTGTGACTTTTGTATGGTTAGCAAGTATGCTTCTATTCATACTATGGCCATCATTCGTGACATCTCTGCTTCCTGCGGATCAGGTCACATGGGGGCTTGTCACATGCTATATGTCTGGAATAGGATCCATAATTACAACATATATCATACTGGAGATAACTCAAAAGAAGGTCAATCCGTTGATATATACATACGCCATGCTTGCTGGTCCAGTAGCCATTGGTTCTCCGCTGCTTTTAGTAGATCAGTGGGGTGCATTGGTAATAGGTCTAGTTGCAGGTGCAGTGTCAGCTCTTGCATTCGTTTACTTACAGCCATGGCTTTGTAAGAAGATGGGTGCTGTGGATGTTATGGGCGTCCATAACCTTCACGGAGTAGGTGGATGGATAGGTGCTTTATCAGTAGTTGTTATAACTGGAGAGCTTGTAAATGCCGTTGCTGCCGTATGCGTAGCAGCGCTTGTACTTGTACTCGGTGCAGTAGTTGGATTAATTGTGCGTTTCACAAGAGGAAAGATGACTGATGAAATGCTCTTCTCTGATGATGCAGATTTCATAAAGACAGAAGATCCAAGTCAAACTTACATACAAACAAAATTGGATGAGGATCCTACAAATACTGATGCGCCTGGGCCTGGAACCGCTTGA
- a CDS encoding APC family permease — protein MSECENESTLRRTINWKQGLLIALGVPILILPSIGYSASYLWAFSIALWGMSVIQGFLQNTAFAEMVTAYPNASGLAGCAQEVFTDRNSKSRYDKGKFIGGFCAWSYWFAWTPVVAIFTMTIGTYLQGFVPALSDVNSLALNLIIGVMIIAVMIVIGARGLSGGAAIGLILALITLVPLVIILVAPFITGDFHMSNVTSSWFPSGWSWNGLDLAVFFGLMGLAQWSACAWETAAVYGPEYKNPSSDVPKALFSCGIICLFLYLLTQTSVIGTLGVDGVLNAQLDPLYPLALMTFGDIGSTILLILLIGAMILIIQTGFLGGSRTLYSMALEGNLPKAFVKTNKKGMPVRAMIAVSIFNLFLILIGNPVAVLAASSIGYAIAVSIALMAYVKSKRDPELKKLERPFKAPRGWTYLAAVMVFYELVLLVPCLVYLNSLDYGSISTIVGAVVLLAFIPIWIFTQNMNRKDVNLEAKKPKEDEEVKEVS, from the coding sequence ATGTCTGAATGTGAGAATGAGTCTACCTTGCGCCGTACGATAAACTGGAAACAAGGATTGTTGATAGCCTTAGGTGTACCTATCTTGATCTTGCCTTCCATTGGTTATTCAGCAAGTTATCTCTGGGCATTTTCTATTGCGCTCTGGGGGATGTCAGTCATTCAAGGATTTCTGCAGAACACTGCATTCGCAGAGATGGTAACAGCTTATCCCAATGCATCTGGATTAGCAGGATGTGCACAAGAAGTATTCACCGATCGGAATAGTAAATCAAGATATGATAAGGGCAAATTCATAGGTGGATTTTGCGCATGGAGTTACTGGTTTGCATGGACTCCAGTGGTTGCAATTTTCACAATGACTATCGGAACATATCTGCAAGGGTTTGTACCAGCTTTAAGCGATGTGAATTCTTTAGCACTCAATCTGATAATTGGTGTGATGATTATTGCAGTCATGATTGTAATTGGAGCCCGCGGTTTATCAGGTGGAGCGGCAATTGGGCTTATTTTAGCACTTATTACCTTAGTTCCATTAGTCATCATATTAGTTGCTCCATTCATCACTGGTGATTTCCACATGAGCAATGTTACTTCTTCATGGTTCCCATCAGGCTGGAGCTGGAATGGTCTAGATCTCGCGGTCTTCTTTGGATTAATGGGTTTAGCACAATGGAGTGCTTGCGCATGGGAAACTGCTGCAGTATATGGTCCAGAATATAAAAACCCCAGTTCAGATGTTCCTAAAGCGCTTTTCTCCTGTGGAATTATATGTTTATTCCTATATCTCTTAACCCAGACATCAGTCATTGGTACATTAGGTGTAGACGGTGTGCTCAACGCACAACTAGATCCGCTATATCCTCTAGCATTGATGACCTTTGGTGATATCGGATCAACAATACTTTTGATCTTGCTGATCGGGGCAATGATACTAATCATTCAAACTGGTTTCTTAGGTGGATCGAGAACTTTATATTCAATGGCACTCGAAGGAAACCTTCCAAAAGCATTTGTAAAAACCAACAAGAAAGGGATGCCCGTCAGAGCTATGATTGCAGTAAGTATCTTCAATCTATTCTTGATCTTAATTGGAAATCCAGTAGCAGTGCTGGCAGCATCATCAATCGGTTATGCCATTGCAGTTTCTATCGCTCTAATGGCTTATGTCAAATCCAAGAGAGATCCGGAACTTAAAAAGCTGGAAAGGCCATTCAAAGCACCACGGGGCTGGACATACTTAGCTGCAGTGATGGTTTTTTACGAATTGGTGCTCTTGGTCCCATGTCTAGTTTATCTCAATTCACTGGACTATGGTTCGATCTCGACTATTGTTGGTGCAGTCGTATTGCTAGCATTCATTCCAATATGGATATTTACGCAGAATATGAATAGAAAAGATGTGAATCTGGAGGCTAAAAAGCCAAAAGAAGATGAGGAGGTGAAAGAAGTATCCTAA